In Musa acuminata AAA Group cultivar baxijiao chromosome BXJ2-3, Cavendish_Baxijiao_AAA, whole genome shotgun sequence, the following proteins share a genomic window:
- the LOC103973487 gene encoding protein ROH1A-like codes for MTITMPENQGGGSPLSMAFRGRTFLSLRRSQVVSMEQGQEQELDLFQTHVADRLLALLPPSNVGGGGEPPLSLAFLSKLLDALIACEEEFRSLLGQNHASLLSKPPADRAVADLLDRAVKSLDVCNAVSLALRSLRHWHRHALIAASALPSDHCGQGQLNRARRALAKLLASGPDSPSAASGRYDGSSGRSSGSSNHMRALSWSVSRNWSAGRQMPPVPAHLATPRGGEAGGAGMALAVYAMSSVLSFSMWVLAAAVPCQDRGSAAPSSPVSPRQHLPWAAAMAGLQDRITDEWRRRKGLAGLLAEIQGVEQCGKELMEAVGESGPPPSRAEDVAARAAELAEACRRLEEGLGPLERQVREVFHRVIGNRAEVLRCVDHSARTAATTPNPPLLSQ; via the coding sequence ATGACGATCACCATGCCGGAGAACCAAGGCGGCGGCTCGCCCCTCTCCATGGCCTTCCGGGGCCGCACCTTCCTCAGCCTGCGCCGCTCCCAGGTGGTGTCCATGGAGCAGGGCCAGGAGCAGGAGCTCGACCTCTTCCAAACCCATGTCGCTGACCGCCTCCTCGCTCTCCTGCCACCCTCCAACGTCGGCGGCGGCGGTGAACCGCCGCTCAGCCTTGCCTTCCTGTCGAAGCTGCTCGACGCCCTCATCGCGTGCGAGGAGGAGTTCCGCTCCCTCCTTGGCCAGAACCACGCCAGCCTGCTGTCCAAACCGCCCGCCGACCGCGCCGTCGCCGACCTCCTCGACCGCGCCGTCAAGTCGCTCGACGTCTGCAACGCCGTCTCCCTCGCCCTCCGCTCCCTCCGCCACTGGCACCGCCACGCCCTCATCGCTGCCTCCGCCCTCCCCTCCGACCACTGTGGCCAGGGCCAACTCAACCGAGCCCGCAGGGCCCTCGCCAAGCTCCTCGCCTCTGGCCCGGACTCCCCGTCCGCCGCCTCCGGGAGGTATGACGGCTCCTCCGGCCGCTCCAGCGGCAGCAGCAACCACATGCGGGCGCTCTCGTGGAGTGTGTCGAGGAACTGGTCCGCGGGCCGGCAGATGCCACCCGTGCCGGCCCACCTGGCCACCCCACGCGGCGGCGAGGCCGGCGGCGCCGGAATGGCCCTCGCGGTGTACGCGATGAGTTCCGTGCTGTCGTTCTCCATGTGGGTCCTGGCGGCGGCCGTGCCGTGCCAGGACCGAGGCTCGGCGGCGCCGTCGAGCCCGGTATCGCCGCGGCAGCACCTGCCGTGGGCGGCGGCGATGGCCGGGCTGCAGGACCGCATCACGGACGAGTGGCGTAGGCGGAAAGGGTTGGCGGGGCTGCTGGCGGAGATACAAGGAGTGGAGCAGTGCGGGAAGGAGCTGATGGAGGCGGTGGGGGAGAGCGGGCCACCGCCGTCGCGGGCGGAGGATGTGGCGGCGAGGGCGGCAGAGCTGGCGGAAGCGTGCCGGAGGCTAGAGGAAGGGTTGGGACCGCTGGAGCGGCAGGTGAGGGAGGTGTTTCACCGGGTAATCGGCAACCGGGCGGAGGTGCTCCGCTGCGTGGACCACAGCGCGCGCACCGCCGCCACCACTCCAAATCCGCCCCTCCTCTCCCAATAA
- the LOC103973486 gene encoding uncharacterized protein LOC103973486: protein MVYGPKMSSLSAKTGNTAGDDPQAEVEDLLRATEDDVLLKLRVGGHIASRHLSCSLLDYDLARRFEALKAPPPHPPSAAQRRPSAPEPVEKGEASAAADDGKWGRVLGDDLAARFAALKGSSGSRGSDRGLPRSDLLPEGKRSHDDDDDDKEEVEDDDDTDEDGVSKKEVDKLLQWAIDAARLDPSKSDDDEEDGGDGGSSEDEEDFEVKRKVGEERIKNKRKPKKWFFF, encoded by the coding sequence ATGGTCTACGGTCCAAAGATGAGCAGCCTCAGTGCGAAAACCGGCAACACGGCGGGGGATGATCCGCAAGCGGAGGTCGAAGATCTACTGCGGGCCACCGAGGACGATGTCCTCCTCAAACTCCGAGTCGGCGGCCACATCGCCTCTCGCCACTTATCGTGCTCGCTGTTGGACTACGACCTGGCCCGCCGCTTCGAGGCCCTCAAGGCGCCCCCTCCGCATCCCCCATCGGCCGCGCAGCGTCGGCCTTCGGCGCCCGAACCTGTGGAAAAGGGTGAGGCCTCAGCAGCAGCGGATGACGGGAAGTGGGGAAGGGTCCTCGGGGACGACCTCGCGGCGAGATTCGCGGCACTCAAGGGCTCCTCCGGTTCCAGGGGCTCGGATCGTGGGCTGCCGAGGTCGGATCTGCTACCCGAAGGGAAGAGATcccacgacgacgacgacgacgacaaagAAGAggtagaagatgatgatgatactGACGAGGATGGGGTTTCGAAGAAGGAGGTGGACAAATTGTTGCAGTGGGCGATCGACGCGGCGCGTCTGGACCCTTCGAAGAGCGATGACGACGAGGAGGACGGCGGTGACGGTGGGAGCAGCGAGGATGAGGAGGATTTCGAGGTGAAGAGGAAGGTGGGGGAGGAAAGGATCAAGAACAAGCGGAAGCCGAAGAAATGGTTCTTCTTCTAG